The proteins below are encoded in one region of Helianthus annuus cultivar XRQ/B chromosome 2, HanXRQr2.0-SUNRISE, whole genome shotgun sequence:
- the LOC110892613 gene encoding uncharacterized protein LOC110892613: MDERKKHGVSNQGDRGKSAMQFKGISTRGVNSVGNTVLPKRGIVINEPKPINVIDELTKVTIPVPIEKPVIQGPGCSVPNIMMDGQEGVKEVNADNGSVLKTKSYADSLLANKNVKLNFRALASDSIQEGCDVVLPRESVRVVQNKMANTLYGYFLGDRVAYPVVDYFVRNNWKKYGVQKSMMNANGFFFFKFSEEAGMLNALKDGPWIIRSQPLFLDIWSPTTKLEKKEVKKVQIWVKVHDVPIAAYTEDGLSMIATTIGEPKVLDSYTSSMCSDMWGRSSYARALIEVSAEKSLREQITLAIPEPEGEGFVKETMSVEYEWSPLRCGHCCVFGHSNETCPNQPKQQGNVRNATRAGKKPVIDDEGYSGVHGKKVAKKTGFPVNKPKPKFEYRPVVSKKNHASGNGSSEPTFQSANPFEVLNDPSVNEDGDGNNSGEIPVDEEENEVEEGYVEGDEYELDDYLRQASWNVRGLNRPIKQAEVRQVIKDVNLSLCAILESHIDPSNLSKICKAVFRSWRWTSNGSLCNKGTRIIVGWNPLVFDVMVLFQSDQVMHLQLFFKHEKKMLFCSVVYAANYYISRRELWNHLGLHKSLVRNDPWVMLGDFNSALYLEDKSMGCSSISASMRDFQACVNDIEMLDLNQSGLHFTWSQKPKKGIGLMKKIDRVMGNSQFLTLFPNAVAVFCPARLSDHSPSVLKIPVIGKLKHKSFKFANFLVHKPEFLDIVKRIWETDVRGVYQFSVVKKLRMLKSPLRVLLFQQGNLHRKVQDLRERLDQIQRELDSNPASLAISEEETTIRRSYQEALLDEERFLKQKSKVDWLTVGDMNSAFFHSSLKNRVHFSRISVIRDANGKVYEDEHVQLAFVNHYENFLGNQGDISLSPAPDLFTNRLSSEVSGLMVRPVTHVEVKKALFSIGSDKAPGPDGFTAGFFKGAWPIIGSAVSNAVIDFFVTGKLLRELNHTFLVLLPKTSSPSVVTDYRPIACCNVLYKCISKIVADRIKVGLNDIVSINQSAFVPGRRISDNVLLTQELMHNYHRNVGPPKCAFKVDIQKAYDTVDWNFLKGILMGFGFHPTMIHWIMLCVSTTSYSVCVNGEVHGFFKGRRGLRQGDPVSPYLFTLVMEVLTAILQHTVRIDNSFKFHNKCERQQIVNLCFADDLFIFAKGEIASARCIMKALDSFSKMSGLLPSVQKSTVFFSNVPSYVKAAILKLMPFKEGSLPVKYLGVPLISTRLLQKDCLLLVEKLENRIMHWRNKLLSFAGRLQLINSVLSSMHIYWSSVFILPNRVIQKLEALMRNFLWSHDSAFQKGRSKVSWKTVCVPKYEGGLGIRRISDANVALMTNHIWSILSRRNSVWVEWVHSYRLRGKSFWVCKVPASCCWSWRKILQLRPIVRKFFWSEIGNGSATSAWHDNWSEIGPLDQFLSPRMIASAGFNMESKVSDVYSDTSWSWPVAWRDLYPVLIQLDGISLQPNKLDKVLWRHGNQKHVFSSSRVWDSVRFHAVEVDWCRLVWFGQCIPRHAFLLWLIMRRKLLTQDKILSWDLSRRKNMNMMCCLLCYANHDSHTHLFFECKFSSQVWLLVRQKAGMGSVHAKWDDIVNWLLDRSNSKLASVYVAKLIVAATAYFIWQERNARLFRNQVRPPESLSDTIIQQVRYKLIGAKLKKCDNVRKLLRAWDIEASDLHDDGG, translated from the exons ATGGATGAACGTAAAAAACATGGGGTAAGTAACCAAGGGGATCGTGGAAAGTCAGCGATGCAATTCAAGGGTATTTCTACTCGTGGAGTTAATAGTGTTGGTAATACGGTGCTGCCGAAAAGAGGTATTGTTATCAATGAACCGAAGCCGATTAATGTTATTGATGAACTAACTAAGGTTACGATACCGGTTCCGATTGAAAAGCCGGTGATTCAAGGTCCGGGCTGTAGTGTTCCGAATATAATGATGGATGGGCAAGAGGGGGTCAAAGAGGTTAATGCGGATAATGGCAGCGTTTTAAAAACTAAATCATATGCTGATTCGTTACTTGCAAATAAGAATGTTAAGCTGAATTTTCGTGCTCTTGCTAGTGATAGTATCCAGGAGGGATGTGATGTCGTTCTTCCAAGGGAATCTGTACGGGTAGTTCAAAACAAAATGGCTAATACCCTTTATGGTTATTTTCTGGGTGATCGGGTAGCATACCCGGTTGTTGATTATTTTGTCCGTAATAACTGGAAGAAGTATGGTGTTCAGAAATCTATGATGAATGCGAACGGATTTTTTTTCTTCAAGTTCTCGGAGGAGGCAGGTATGCTTAATGCTTTGAAAGATGGCCCATGGATTATTCGATCGCAACCTCTTTTTCTAGATATTTGGAGCCCGACTACAAAACTGGAAAAAAAGGAAGTAAAGAAAGTGCAGATTTGGGTTAAAGTTCATGATGTTCCGATTGCGGCTTATACGGAGGATGGGCTAAGCATGATTGCGACTACGATTGGGGAGCCGAAAGTATTGGATTCTTATACATCGTCGATGTGTTCGGATATGTGGGGAAGGAGCAGCTATGCGAGAGCTTTAATAGAAGTCTCGGCTGAGAAGAGTTTAAGGGAGCAGATAACGTTAGCGATTCCTGAACCGGAGGGGGAGGGTTTTGTTAAGGAGACGATGTCGGTGGAGTATGAATGGTCACCGTTGAGATGTGGCCATTGTTGTGTATTTGGGCATTCTAACGAAACTTGTCCTAATCAACCGAAGCAGCAGGGTAATGTTCGTAATGCTACTAGGGCTGGAAAAAAACCGGTGATTGATGACGAGGGTTATTCGGGAGTTCATGGGAAGAAGGTTGCTAAGAAGACGGGGTTCCCGGTCAACAAGCCGAAACCAAAGTTTGAATATCGGCCTGTGGTTTCTAAGAAGAATCATGCTTCGGGTAATGGGTCGTCTGAGCCCACGTTTCAATCGGCTAATCCTTTTGAGGTTCTAAATGATCCTAGTGTTAATGAGGATGGGGATGGCAATAATTCGGGTGAGATTCCTGTAGACGAGGAGGAGAATGAGGTGGAGGAGGGATATGTTGAAGGAGACGAGTATGAGCTTGATGATTACCTACGGCAAG CTTCTTGGAACGTAAGGGGTTTGAACCGCCCCATTAAGCAAGCTGAGGTTCGGCAAGTTATCAAAGATGTTAATTTAAGCTTATGTGCTATTCTTGAGTCTCACATTGATCCGAGTAACCTTTCTAAAATTTGTAAGGCGGTCTTTCGGTCGTGGAGATGGACTTCTAATGGGTCTCTTTGTAATAAAGGTACGAGAATTATCGTTGGTTGGAATCCGTTAGTGTTTGATGTTATGGTGCTCTTTCAGTCAGATCAGGTTATGCACTTGCAGTTGTTTTTTAAACACGAGAAAAAAATGCTCTTTTGTTCTGTCGTTTATGCTGCAAACTATTATATCTCTCGTAGGGAGTTATGGAACCACCTCGGCCTGCATAAGTCGCTTGTTCGTAATGATCCGTGGGTTATGCTAGGTGATTTTAACTCAGCGTTGTATCTTGAAGATAAGTCTATGGGATGTTCGTCAATTTCGGCTAGCATGAGAGACTTTCAAGCGTGTGTTAATGATATTGAGATGCTGGATTTGAATCAGTCCGGCTTACATTTTACGTGGAGTCAAAAACCAAAGAAGGGGATTGGTTTAATGAAAAAGATAGATAGAGTCATGGGGAATTCTCAGTTTTTAACCCTTTTCCCGAATGCGGTGGCTGTTTTTTGTCCAGCTCGGTTATCGGATCATAGTCCAAGTGTTCTCAAAATTCCGGTTATTGGGAAACTTAAACACAAGTCGTTCAAGTTTGCTAATTTTCTTGTTCATAAGCCTGAATTTTTAGACATTGTGAAGCGTATTTGGGAGACGGATGTTAGAGGGGTGTATcagttctcggttgtgaagaagcTTCGGATGTTAAAGTCTCCTCTTCGGGTTTTACTCTTTCAGCAAGGCAATTTGCATAGAAAAGTGCAAGATTTACGTGAGAGACTTGATCAAATTCAGCGAGAGCTTGACAGTAATCCGGCTAGTTTGGCAATTAGTGAGGAGGAAACTACTATTCGCCGTTCTTATCAGGAAGCTTTATTGGATGAAGAGCGGTTCTTGAAACAGAAGTCGAAGGTGGACTGGTTGACGGTCGGAGACATGAATTCAGCGTTCTTTCATTCGTCCCTTAAAAATAGAGTTCATTTTAGTCGTATCAGTGTTATTCGGGACGCTAATGGTAAGGTGTATGAGGATGAGCATGTCCAGCTTGCTTTCGTTAATCATTACGAGAACTTCTTGGGTAATCAAGGTGACATTTCGCTTAGCCCGGCTCCAGATTTATTCACAAACAGATTATCGAGTGAAGTTTCGGGTCTTATGGTGCGTCCGGTTACGCATGTTGAGGTTAAAAAGGCGCTGTTCTCGATTGGGTCAGACAAAGCCCCGGGCCCTGATGGTTTTACTGCTGGTTTTTTTAAAGGTGCTTGGCCTATCATTGGTAGTGCAGTGTCGAATGCTGTGATTGATTTCTTTGTGACAGGTAAACTCCTTAGGGAATTGAACCACACGTTTCTTGTTCTTCTCCCCAAGACGTCCTCCCCGTCAGTGGTTACGGACTATCGTCCGATTGCTTGTTGCAATGTGTTGTACAAATGCATTAGCAAGATTGTAGCTGATAGAATAAAAGTGGGCTTGAATGATATAGTCAGTATCAACCAATCAGCTTTTGTGCCAGGTAGGAGAATATCGGACAACGTTTTACTTACACAAGAGTTGATGCATAACTATCATCGTAATGTTGGCCCTCCGAAATGTGCTTTCAAAGTGGATATTCAGAAGGCGTATGACACTGTCGATTGGAACTTTCTGAAGGGTATTTTGATGGGTTTTGGTTTTCATCCTACAATGATTCACTGGATTATGTTATGTGTTTCCACTACATCGTACTCGGTGTGTGTTAATGGCGAGGTTCATGGGTTCTTTAAGGGTAGAAGGGGATTGAGGCAAGGTGATCCGGTCTCTCCTTATTTATTTACGCTCGTCATGGAAGTTCTTACGGCCATCTTACAGCATACGGTCAGGATTGACAATTCGTTTAAATTTCATAATAAATGTGAACGTCAGCAAATTGTCAACTTGTGTTTTGCCGATGATTTGTTTATCTTCGCGAAGGGTGAGATTGCTTCAGCTAGATGTATTATGAAGGCGCTGGATTCATTTTCTAAAATGTCGGGGTTGTTACCTAGTGTTCAGAAAAGTACTGTTTTCTTCTCGAATGTTCCATCGTATGTGAAAGCTGCTATTCTAAAGTTAATGCCTTTTAAGGAAGGTTCGTTGCCTGTGAAATATTTGGGAGTGCCGCTTATCTCGACCCGTTTGCTCCAAAAGGATTGTCTTCTGTTAGTAGAGAAGCTTGAAAATCGTATTATGCACTGGCGTAATAAACTTCTATCTTTTGCAGGTAGATTGCAACTTATAAATTCGGTTTTATCGTCCATGCATATTTACTGGTCTTCTGTGTTTATTTTACCGAACCGGGTGATTCAAAAGCTGGAGGCTTTGATGCGAAACTTTTTATGGTCTCATGATAGTGCGTTTCAAAAAGGCCGATCCAAAGTTTCTTGGAAAACGGTGTGTGTTCCTAAGTATGAGGGTGGTTTAGGTATTCGTCGGATCAGTGATGCTAATGTCGCCCTTATGACAAATCATATTTGGAGCATTCTTTCGAGGCGTAATTCAGTTTGGGTTGAGTGGGTTCACTCTTATAGGTTGAGAGGTAAAAGCTTTTGGGTTTGTAAAGTTCCAGCTTCCTGCTGTTGGTCTTGGAGAAAGATTCTTCAGCTCCGGCCGATTGTTAGGAAGTTTTTCTGGTCCGAGATTGGAAATGGTTCGGCTACCTCCGCTTGGCACGATAATTGGAGTGAGATAGGCCCGCTCGATCAGTTTCTTTCTCCCCGGATGATTGCTAGCGCGGGTTTTAATATGGAGTCCAAGGTGTCGGATGTCTATTCCGATACGTCTTGGAGCTGGCCGGTTGCGTGGCGGGACTTGTATCCGGTTCTTATTCAGCTCGATGGTATTTCTTTGCAGCCAAATAAGTTGGATAAAGTCTTGTGGCGTCATGGTAATCAAAAGCATGTGTTCTCGTCGTCTAGAGTTTGGGATTCGGTTCGGTTTCATGCTGTGGAGGTGGATTGGTGCCGTCTTGTGTGGTTTGGTCAGTGTATTCCGCGTCATGCTTTTCTTTTATGGCTTATCATGCGAAGGAAACTGCTTACTCAAGATAAGATCTTGAGTTGGGATTTATCGCGCAGGAAAAATATGAATATGATGTGCTGTTTGTTATGCTATGCCAATCATGACTCTCATACCCATTTGTTTTTTGAATGCAAATTCTCGTCCCAAGTGTGGCTGCTGGTTAGACAAAAAGCGGGTATGGGTTCGGTGCATGCTAAATGGGATGACATTGTTAACTGGTTACTTGATCGATCCAATTCAAAATTGGCGTCGGTTTACGTTGCTAAACTGATAGTGGCTGCTACGGCCTATTTCATTTGGCAAGAGCGGAATGCTAGATTATTCAGAAATCAGGTGAGGCCCCCGGAATCATTAAGTGACACCATTATACAACAAGTGCGGTACAAGCTGATTGGTGCAAAGTTGAAAAAGTGCGATAATGTTCGAAAGCTTTTAAGGGCTTGGGATATTGAAGCTTCAGATCTGCACGATGATGGCGGCTGA